TATCCTATCCTTGTTCACATTCCATTTTGGAGGGCTTCTCTTTGGTTAGAGGTGGGCTGGTGGGCCTGAAATTGGAGTACATGGGGAAAGGCAGCAATTTTTTTTACCTATATAGAAAGATAACAAATGATACTCAGGATCCACTAGAGAGTGTACTATAAAACATCTTCCCCACTCCTCAGATAATCTATTTCCTAAGGAACCCTCTTATGTCCACCTCTGTTAGTCTTAAAGATTGACAAAGACTCCTTCATTCTCTGTATTCTTTATTGAATTATTCTACATTCTCAGGAACACGTACTGGGATTTCACAGATGCACAAGGTGGTCACAATAAATAAGGTTCAATAGAGCAATACACACACAACTCATTTGATACCATATTAACAACATCTATTATGGGGATGGGACACAGTGGAAAGTTAGGGTGGTAGTGGTTAACTCTATTTGAGTGGGTAGATAAAAGTTTCATAGTGGAGATAGCATCTGACAAAGGGAAGAtttatgggttttttgtttgtttgtttgttttttgcaagAGGAGAAATGGAAGGGTGGTAGTCAGGAACCGGATAAGTGGAGATGTGTATGGATCTTAGATCTGGTATCTTAGAAATTTGAAATGAGGTAGAGctaaatttaaaatggaattataaaGGAGTATGAAATTTGCTTCAGCCAATTACAAGTCTAAGGATGATTTAGAGATTGTCTGGTGTCAATGGAGACAATGATAACAGAGAAAGGTCTGGTCAGCTAGCAAATAGGCTGTGGCAATTAGTTAGAGGAGAGATAATGAGGACCAGAAAGAAGACTATGAAGTCAGGGAGGAAAGGATTAATATGAGTTATTTTGGAGGTAGCATCAACCATTTGTTTAATAAGGGCAACTGGTGGGACCCCCTGCTGTTAAAATTGTCAAAAGGAGTGCCAATGTAACAAAACCCTTGACAGCACTAGTCAGGCTCATTTGGGGGCAGTATGAGGTCCCATTTGTGAAGAGGTGCACCTGTAGGGTTCCTGAGCTAACCTTGGAACCTGAGCTAACTAACAGGGAAGGGTACTTGGATTTGGGGTTAGGaggagttgatttttttaagaatagaaaCTAAAAGTCATGCAAATGAATGTAAATCAGAGTAGATTACATGAAGTCCAGGGTGCATACATGGGAGGGAGGCGTGTTCTGAGTTAAAAGTGGTATTGAGGTGACTGATGGGTTTTTAGAGAAGGGGTCCTCTCTAAAGGGgatgcttttgtttcttttcaattctcatTCCCTGCATTAGTTTGGCCAAAACATTGAAGGCGATCAACCACTTGGGGAAGAGGATCATAGAAAAGGCCAGAGCACATTCCAGGTGATCATGAAGCATAATCTCAACTTTTCTGGCTTGAATAGGTGAGGGGTAAGTGAGCAGGTGAATGGAAAATGTGAAAGAGGATGTAGGTGGGGAAATTTGGGCAGAAGCAGTCTGGAAGGAAAAGTCTGAGGGTCTAAGAAGATTGAAGTGGGATGATGGGGAGTTATTTAGGCAGTGGTCAGCAGAGTATGGTGGAGTTCACCCCCAATCTACTTATTTTAAGAATCCCTCTAAGGATTCTTCGGGTCAGTGGGGGCTTTGGATCGCTTAGAAGGCCACCATCGGGTAGCAGAGCGGAACAGAGCAAACCCTGCTTGCAGGCATCGATTTGTGTTCTCTCTTGCTCTGCTCACCGAACAGGCACCTGAGGGGTCTCCCTGGCCTGTTCCATCTCCCACCTCATCCTGGAAAGTGGAACTTCCTGGTGTCTTGGACCCATCTCCAAGGACATGCTCGGCCTGACTTGAGGGGTGAGAACAATATAGCTGTTTACGTTTTAGTGCCGGCTGGCTTGATTCTTTGGGGCGAACAATAGTTATGGATGGTGAGAGGACAGTGGTGCCTACCACAGCCTGCACCTCAGCCACTTCAGGCTGCTCCTCAGTTGGCTTGGACTGTGGCTTGGTTTGCTCACCCAGTTCATACTGTACCTCATCCTGCTCCTCAGCTGACTTGGCCTGAGCCTCAATCAGCTCAGCTGGTGCCTTAGCCACTTCAGCATGTAGCTCAGCATGCTCTCCAGCTTGCTCTTCAGCTAACTTGGCTTCTGCCTGGCCCAGCAGGGTCTGTACCTCATCTAGCTCACCCTGAATATTGGATGGCTCCACTTGCTCCTTTGCCTGGTCATCAGTCAGCTCTCCCTTGGCTTGTTCCTCATCTGCTTCCTCTCTGCCTGGTTGGGTCTGCTCCTTTGCTGGGTTGGTCTGTTCCTCCTGTGGCTCAATCTGCTCCTCATGTAGTTCAACCTGTATCTCAGCCTGCTCTTCATCTGGCTTGGCCTGCTCCTTGGCTAACTGATCCTGCCCTTTAGCTGGTTTGGTCTGTTCTTCAGTTTGTTCATTCACTGCTTCAGcctgtgcctcagcctccacctgAGATGGTAGGGACTGCACCTCAGTGAGTTTCGTTTGCACTTCGGATGGCTCATCTTGTGGTTCTGCCTGTTCATTGCTGGCAGTTTCGGATTGCTCCTGGGCTGGTTCAGCATGCTCCTCACCTGGGTCAGCATGCTCCTCAGCTGGTTCAACATGCTTCTCAGCTAGTTCAGCCTGCAGCATGACCTGTTCCTTAGCTGGTTCCTGAACTGATTCAGCCTGCCCCCCTGTAGGTTCTGCTTGCTTCTCAGAAGGTTCGACTAGCTTCTCAGTAGGTTCTACCTGTGTCTCAGCCTGCCCCTTGGCCTGCTCCTCAGCTGGTTTGGCCTGTGCCTCAGACTGTTCCTCAGCCAGCTGGGTTTGCTTCTCAACTACTCTGGCCTGCTCCTCAGCTGCTACAGCCTGTGCCTCAGCTTGCACCTTCAGTGGTTCGGACCATAACTTAGTGGGTTCAGCCTGCACACTGGCTGGCTTGGCTTGTGTCTCAGCTGGTTCAGTCAGTGCCAGAGCTTTCTTGGTCTTTGATTTGGGTGTCTGTGCCTGTATCTTAACTGGTTCTGCCAGTGCCAAGGCCAGTTTGACCTTTGCCTTGGGTGATTTGGCCTGTACCTCAGGCAATTCAGGGAGTGCCACAGCCAGCCTGACTTTTGCTTTAGGTGACTTGGCCTGTACTTCAACTGGTTCAGCTAGTGCCAGGGCCATCTTGGCTTTTACCTTGGCCTTTGCCTTGGCTGGCTGGGTCTTTGACTGGGCAAGTTTTGCCTGAACTTGGGCCAGCATGGCCTTTGCGTCAACTTGTTCAACCTGTGCTTCCAAAGACTGGGTTTGTGCACTGGCCTTATCCTGGGTAAGCTCAATCTGTGCCTCTGTTGGCTTGGCCTGTGTCTTGATTGTCTCCTGAGCTGGCTTGTCCTGTGTCTCTACCTGGGTGGGTAAGGCCTCTATTTCAGCCTTCTTTTGGATCTTCTGAGTCTCTGCTTCTTTGTCTTCATCTTCTTGAAGCTGAAATTCATAAAATCCTTTGATGGTCCTTAGCACTGCAAATGGAAATTCAGAGAGGAGGAGTTAGTGGCAAGGAGCAAGTAGCAGATGGGAAGGAACAGTGAAGCCACATTGACTTGGCCATTCCATACCAAACAAGCTGAAGGAAAACCCCACCTTAGCCCCATAATCTTTGCCACTATTATCTTCATGCTGGCAGCAATAAATGCTTCCCCTTAGACTTTCAGACATTATTAACTTAGCACCCCAAGGTATATCAAAGCTGGAAAAGTATCTTAAAAATACTCCTTGGTGGATCCCAACCCCAGACCCTCTAAGAGATCAGTCAGGGGGCGGGAAGCAATTTCCAATATTGCAATAGGACAAGCGGAAATTGCACATTTGCCCACAATAAGGCTGCACTGCAAACTTCACTcaaatattgattcttttttggCTCAGTAGCACAGGTTATCTCATGCTGATCAGAGGCTCTGACTGGCAGTTATGTGTCTTTGAGTAATGAAAAAGTAGGAAATTGGATTATTAATAAATGCAGCCTGTTTGGCAGACAGTCTTCCCAAACATGAGTCCCAGTGGAGGAAAAATGATGATAGGGTTCTGGTTGGTGGAGAGGTTGGGGGTCCACATGTGTAAGCCAAACCTTCCCCATTGTAAGGAGAAAATGATAGCGAACAAGGACTGGAATGGTTATGGAATGTGCTTATGTGTACCCAGAGAGTTAGGCTCATGGCACAGTAAAGCCCCAAACAAGCATTGTCATAAGTCATTCAtagccagtgatttttttttccctccagggcTAAGGACTTAACTCAGGCCCTTGTGCATTCTAGGCAGgtactctgacactgagctaatCCCCAACCCCAGTCCAGTGATTTTCAACTTGTACAGTAcagcttcagaatttttttttccattgacatTATACATGGATGCCTATTATAGCAACTCAAAGCAGATTATTGAAATTGAAGACCCTAACTCAGGGAGCCACCTGCTTACCTCCTTCAATCCCTCACTCTGCCTAAGGTATTTCTGAATATCTCCAAGGTtctgagagcacagtttaaagagcATTAACCCCAGTTCAATCTGGCCTCCCTGATGATAAGACTAGATAGACACCTAAATCCCAGAGATAGTCATTCCATGCTAGGGACCAAGCTACTAGTATTCAGGTGTCTATCTCCTCAGATCAGTAGTTTATCTCTTCCATCCCACTGCTTTTCTCTATAGAGCATATCTCACCAGAATGAGACCAAGGCCATAGGCAATCTGACTTTGCGGATCCCCAATGGACAGACCAAACTTGGATAGCTAAATACTGGATCTCAGATGCTACCAGGGTGTGATTGTTCACCTCCTAATCTTCCCACAATGAGAAGGCATAGGTAACCTTTTCAAAGTTGCCCCGGAGGCAGAAAGTGAGaaccaacaataacaacaaaaaaaacttccTAGTGCAGCTTCTACTCTGTCTCTTGCCACTTACCAGAAACTTCTGAAGCATTCAGAAGCCTCACCCACCCAATCTCCATGgtgttctgtcttttttttttttttttactattgctacTAGGTGCTTAaacactaagccatatccccagccattttttatattttattttgagacaaggcttcACTgacttgctaaggctggctttgaacgcatgattctcctgcctcagcctctcgaactactgggattacaggcatgtggcccTGTCCCCAGATGGTGTTCTGCCTTTGTCACTCTCTTTCAGTAATCCTCCAACTATGAGCTTCCTGAGGGCagggaaatgttttatttctacaTCCCTGATAGCTGACACATAAATaggccttgtgtgtgtgtgcgtgtgtgtgtgtgtgtgtgtgtgtgtgtgtgtgtgtgtgtgtgtgttgaggatagaacccagggctataccactgagctacattgccagtcCTATACATATGTCTTAATACATGATTCCTATCTTGAACTCAACTCTCGTTACCCATATATAATGGTCACAATGGAGATTATTACCTCAGATTCCCTAAGGAGTGAACTTCAATTCAGAGAGGAAAGAGACTTAGGACACACAGTAAATTTAGGATGTTGTCTATATTCTACTCTCCAGATAACACTGGCCTTCTCACAGGATATTGGTTAAGCCTGAGGGATTTCTAGGAACCAGGGGACAAGGCCAGGATGCaatgagaagagaaaataataaaagtgcaGAAGTAATGGAGCTTTGGGAAAGGGGCTAAAGCTCAATTTTAGTATGGGCATGGCTGTAGGGGAAGAATGGGTACAGTGGGAAAGGCCCTGTTCTGAAGCCTGAGGCTGTGTTTGCACTGTGTGTGTCCTCATGCCCTCTTGTCAGTCTCACATCACATAGTAGGTACCTTGCTAGTTTACTACTCTGTGATGTGAGACTGACAAGAACCTTGCAGAACATGCTTGTCCCAAAAAGATGAATGGCAAGAGCACAATGAATGGTTCAGCAAATACAGAACCACCTAGAGCCTAGATGGCTCTTTGTATTATTAACTCTTGCAATAACCCATAGAAATGGGGTGGAGGGTAGTTGGGACCCAGTTGAATATTTACCTTGGGGTAACCATTGGGGACAAGGTGACCAATGGGGACAGATGGCCTGAGGGTTTAAACCTATTCTTCCAGTAAATTTTAGCTGTTCTTCAGGAATATATGTCATAGAAAGAATGACTTCTTCCTTGGAGGCCAAGGAAGAAGGGCTTACAGgggcttatttgttttcttttaggccCAGAGAAGGCAAGGATTCTTTGTTTTTAGGAAACATAGCACATTTAATTACTAGAATTCTAGCCTTATATCTCCACCTACTCATTGTTTTTATAGTGTGTCTTATACTTTGGATCTCAATTGtaccccaaaggctcatgtgttataGGCCTGGTCTGcaatgcagcaatattcagaggaTCGACTCTTGGGAAGAGATTGGACCATGAGAACTCTGATCTCAGAAATGGATTAAAACTTTGATGGGTTCATAGGTGATGGCATTGTTaggaggtgatggaaactttaTAAGGTAGGGCATAGTTGGAAATTGTAAGTCACTGAGGAGAATATCCTGGAAGGATATGTTTTCCttggcccctcccccacccatggCCACTATGAGGTTAGAAGCTTTGTTCCATTATTTCCTTTCACCATAATGTACTGCCTCACCAGAGGCCCAGAAATTATGGAGCcagccaactatggactgaaagctctgaaaccaagagccaaaataaatatgattttctcaggtgttttttttAGATGAAAACCAAACTAATACAGTATATGAACAATGTTTCTCCTAGGCCTATCTCCTCAAGCTCTCCAGCCCTCTGCATCGCATTCTGGGTCTCCTTTCCACTGTTGGACTCTTACCTAATATTCCTATATATCCCAATAGCTCAGCCTCTATGTTCCTAGAAAATAAATGGATGCCCTAGTCTCCTTCTTTGTGTTCTCACACTTGATTGGGCCCAAGGCACCCCTTACAAGAAAGTTTTATGTGAAGAGATTCAATAGGTCTTATGTCTTTTCTTCTATTACTCTCCCATACTATAAGGATCACTTCTTCATCACCTTTTCTGTCACTGCCTTTACTTATCCAAATCCCAGAACACTCCTTAGTTTTGCTTTTGcaaatgcccttctggccttcccTTCTACCagcagaacaaaaattaaaaatcgtTTTCCTTCCATCCCACTAAGTTCAAGTACCCCTGGAGAATCTATTGCCCTCTCTGTCAGAAATTTCCAGCTACAAAAGAGATCACTTTGTTGTTGCTATGTGATTCTAGCCCCAGAAACTAGAAGGAAAGCAGTGGGAACTCATCAACTTCTGAAATACACCAAAGGGGGGGCTCTATCTCTGGGGTTAAGGTCACAACTGAGGCAGCATTTCACATGAACCATATATCTCCTTGATCCTTCCTTCCATGACCCTGCTCATCTTCTTTCCTGTCAGACAAAAATTTCCTTGATAAGAACCTCAGGATCAATGAAAGATTTTGGCCACCTGATAACTTAGGATCTCACTTGTACTGGACTGGGTCTAATAACAACTGTCTCCTGACAGGGTTGGGAGGAGGGATAGGCTTAAATAAGAAAAGGcacaaggactggggatgtggcttaaagGTAGAGCAATGTCTAGCATGTGTGGGTTTGATTCCTATCACCTCAAAAGAAGGCAAAAACAGCAAATTGGGGCTGAGGGaactataactcagtggtagaccacttgtcTAGCAAGTATGGTATTTGTATTTGGTCCCCAGCATTAAAAAAGGCATAAATGCTGAAAATACTATTGACCTAGTTTATATAGATGGTAATGTGACAAATGTTGTCATCGATCACCTGGGGTACAACTGTTTTCTCGGAAGTTTGTGACTTTGTTAAGGGAGTGGTATTGCAGGCTTCAGAGTCCTGGCTTGCCCATAagaacactaacactaacccactTGGGAGTGAGTACTTAGTTGTTCAGGGACTCTGAGATGTAGTCTTGACCTTCTCTTTCCTGGGTATCATATAGCATGTTGTCTGGTTTCCTATTTCAAACAATTCTGTTTTGGTTCATTTCTTAAGCATCTCTAGATGATTTTCTGCTATTTTCTAGGAGTTCATCTTGGCTCAAGGAGTGGCTAATCAGGTATGGTGAGGTACCCTGCTTACAGAAATCCCTTCAAGGACATTCTTTAATTTCCTTACTGCTTCTATTTAGTGAATGCTTTTGGGGTGTTCAGCATCTTCTAGTCTGCTATAGTCTTTTCTTTGTCATCATTACTGCCATCTTCAACTTCCTCAGGACACAGTTCTAGCTTCACAGGCAGTTATGTCCTGTGGTCAGTAGTGATCACTGGCCTCTCTCAGATGAAATGGTGAGCTTGACAATATTGAAGAGCTATGATACAAAGTGTCCATAGATATGTCCAACTCGAAGGAAAGGGTGAGCACTGTCAGAGGTATGAAGTAAGGTGCCTGAGATCATTAAAGAAAGGTGCTCTCCAAGGGgttaatgaagaatgaaaaaggaGTTGAGGGCATTGCAGGTAATCGGGCCATCTTTGAGCTTGTCTAGGCTCTAGGATGGGCCACTTATAGAAAGAGCTGAGATCTAAGCTCTTGCCTAGGGGCTTTTGTTGCTAAAACAGGAGCCACAGAAGCGACCATATGGAAGGTATGTGAGGGTGGCAATCAGAGCTGGGGGAGTAGATCATAGAACTCTGTCAGAATCAGGGATATCTTGCTCAGTGGCCCAGAGGGTATGGCTGTACTGAAGGAAGTTTCAGGTCCTGCCCAGataacttagcaagtccctaataCCACCATCATCTCCGTCTTTGCTGCAGTTCTATATGTGTCCTCCCACCTGtaacaacctctgctttgtggCCTAGACCTGCCTCTTAGAGGCAACTGTGTCTCATAAATCTTGAAAAACAATGTGGTCCAGGTCTGTAGAAGGGGGTAAGATATAACAGACACCATGTGGAACAGGAGCATATTCTCTCAGGAGGCAGTGGGACATATACTGGGGACTTACAAGACAACATTTCCTGGGCTTGGGAACAAAATTTATCATTGATTTGCTATGTGACTTCAGGCTGAAAGCTGTGTGTATCTGTGGGGAGGGTAAGCTAGGAACTGTAAGGAACCTTTTAGTGTATGTCATGAGACGTAGACTTTAACCCCTTGCAGGGCTTTTTGTATCCCAAATTTGTAGATGTGTCTTTTTCAGCAAGACTAAAACTTTGTTCTGAGAATATGGAATACACAAAGATAGAAGTAGAAGTGAAGATGGGAGCCCAAATTCCCACATCATGAGAACACAGTTTTTATTCAGAGTAGCCTCTTCTGAGGAGGCAGTGTGAAAGCAGGGGAAAAAAGATAGCTCTCATTTTATTAAGCCCCTGTTAGCAGTCAGTACTCAACTTTACactcatcaaattaaaaatcttcatcCATATATCAGCATGGGTCTCATTTTCCCCATTTCCTAGACAAGGACACTGAGTTTCACTGAGGTCATGCCATTTTCCCAAGTTAACATAGGCAGAAAATTTcagagctggaattcaaacccaggccATGTTCTGGTAATAACTGTCAATCAGGGAAAAATATCAGGAGTTGGCATTAGAGTGTGAGGATGAGACCACAAAGAAGGGAGGCAGTGACTTAAGAAGACAGATTTTCAAACCCTACTCTATTAGGAATGAGTCAAATGGACATGGGACTTAATGGCTTATATATCTATCTCACACCTTGTGATATATGTGCTCTGTTGGTGTGCGCTTGTGTGGGCACACATATGTTCAAGAAGATGAGCTCCTTAACATTCTCTACCTAGCTGTGAAGAAATGAGAGCTGTTCGTGAAGCCCCACGGATGGACACCAGCTATTGATACCACTCTCACTACTCTTTCAGCATCTCACTACTCCTGTGGCTCCCCATGGAAACACATCAAGATTTTCTGTTTATGCTTCTCCTCTTGTTGGGCCAGTGTCCTTTGGCAAAGTTGAACTTTTTTTGCCTGGGTCACAGTCTTTCTCCTCATTTCCCTTGGCAGTGAAGAAGCAAAACTAGGAGGAATGAAGTAGGACATCTTCTCCACTTCAGGCATTCCCTCTATATATCCAGTCATCATTTGATCTCATTTTTTGGTAGTAGTTGTGATTTTCCCCAATTGCCCACATAAGAGAAGCCAAGGCTCAGAAAAGagaaggtttttttccccccaagatcACAGAGCTACAGAACTGGGACTGTTAACTCAGTTCTACCCTGCTAGCTCCTAGTCTAGTATTTTTTCCATTATACCACACATTGAAAACAAAGTTTCCTGGGCCCTGAAGGCCCAAGGGCCACCCTCTTACCAGGTTTATCTTCAGAACAGGTGGCACTTTGAGCCTGGGCTTTCAGTAGCAGTGCAGGGATATCTTCTCCAAAGATTTCAGTAGTATTTTCAATCAGGAATTGAACTAGCTTGGTAACCTGAGAGGAAGAACATGATCAAAGATGGGCATGGATGGGGAGTCCTGTTGTGAGGGGCTGCTTAAGAATTGGTAACTCTCTGCTTCCTACCAATCAAATCCAAGCCTCTTAGCCTAGAGGGCCTTGTACCCTAGGCAAAAAGAACCACCAAAGGAGCTTTCAATAGATGCATGACATTACAGATACTTTTCTCATTCCCATTTGAGtgacaggaaaataaaaacagaagtaaaatgaCTTATCAAAGGTCTTATAGCCAGTCAGTGCAGTGATTGGCCCATATTGCTATagaacatttatttcttcattttgtcaAATATTCATCAAGAAGTGCCTGCTCTGTGCCTGGTGACAGGTAAGG
This sequence is a window from Ictidomys tridecemlineatus isolate mIctTri1 chromosome X, mIctTri1.hap1, whole genome shotgun sequence. Protein-coding genes within it:
- the LOC120888986 gene encoding uncharacterized protein LOC120888986, with translation MKPTVKPFQGDRNAIRDDDTRSDSSSRNGSDTRSVHSTNSTNEILNARGNRIAREIATTGGNTSRLNINDAGADGSTNTDRREEVGAHGTETGSKTASTTSTLICGELASVSDTMSVSDDLDTLRSLSLSTLGSLSTLGSLSSTGSGRQRSTVLALSRILNRSHYISREQLWEASQPGTGALVGALHGPNSTFLMDDEAELNNGAQIQLRHLILYNDTLIIAKPKSTNSLKLKKQVRLSEVWVASCLDEVTVKEFCADTSFVIGWPTTNSVVTFCSPETKERWFSALRCNIQEQKQNVFPKNMTLRILLMEVDELTSTTLITVTNTETTEKVIGRAVYQLGLTGQASDFLLWVNSSKEALSYPLIGHESLYSIAQTNLRHVPQHSTLRTNVDCPDPTSLSQVPENKQYKFILKHKSELPSVLERELSEKKSLKKRKSLLYWALQKNPNLALESSMVQSPEEENDHKIFGLELSTLCRTGHLPKPIMDMLMLLYKEGPTTAGIFRRSANTKTCKEIKEKLNSGAQVSMAGESVFVAASVLSEFLRNIPDSVLSSGMHSQWMTAMQGRTSQQKVHSLQRLVAQLPEGNRLLLKYLFGVLSHIVANSEENQMTSFNLALCVAPNLLWLPNPKRPEDESQNMSKVTKLVQFLIENTTEIFGEDIPALLLKAQAQSATCSEDKPVLRTIKGFYEFQLQEDEDKEAETQKIQKKAEIEALPTQVETQDKPAQETIKTQAKPTEAQIELTQDKASAQTQSLEAQVEQVDAKAMLAQVQAKLAQSKTQPAKAKAKVKAKMALALAEPVEVQAKSPKAKVRLAVALPELPEVQAKSPKAKVKLALALAEPVKIQAQTPKSKTKKALALTEPAETQAKPASVQAEPTKLWSEPLKVQAEAQAVAAEEQARVVEKQTQLAEEQSEAQAKPAEEQAKGQAETQVEPTEKLVEPSEKQAEPTGGQAESVQEPAKEQVMLQAELAEKHVEPAEEHADPGEEHAEPAQEQSETASNEQAEPQDEPSEVQTKLTEVQSLPSQVEAEAQAEAVNEQTEEQTKPAKGQDQLAKEQAKPDEEQAEIQVELHEEQIEPQEEQTNPAKEQTQPGREEADEEQAKGELTDDQAKEQVEPSNIQGELDEVQTLLGQAEAKLAEEQAGEHAELHAEVAKAPAELIEAQAKSAEEQDEVQYELGEQTKPQSKPTEEQPEVAEVQAVVGTTVLSPSITIVRPKESSQPALKRKQLYCSHPSSQAEHVLGDGSKTPGSSTFQDEVGDGTGQGDPSGACSVSRARENTNRCLQAGFALFRSATRWWPSKRSKAPTDPKNP